Proteins encoded in a region of the Ranitomeya imitator isolate aRanImi1 chromosome 9, aRanImi1.pri, whole genome shotgun sequence genome:
- the DBX1 gene encoding homeobox protein DBX1, protein MMFPSLLAPPAVYPNLLRPTPTLPQTLQTALTTHSSFLVEDLIRISRPAGYLPRAVPPPSISPPISDSPISMADTSELLSSRRPCEAQKTNSSTFLKFGVNTILSSPNPRTDSSQNILSSIPPKTFSLPYFEGSFQPFIRSSYFPASSSVVPMPGTFAWPLAARGKPRRGMLRRAVFSDVQRKALEKMFQKQKYISKPDRKKLAGKLGLKDSQVKIWFQNRRMKWRNSKERELLSSGGCREQTLPTKFNPNPDLSDVGKKILEGEDDGISYQRAELPLVVDAQLPPSPFNSSSHSKQSDLSDSDIEDADEDDEITVS, encoded by the exons ATGATGTTCCCCAGCCTCCTAGCTCCCCCAGCAGTCTACCCCAATCTTCTTAGGCCAACCCCAACCCTACCACAGACCTTGCAGACTGCCTTGACCACtcattcaagttttttggtggaggACCTGATAAGGATCAGCAGGCCTGCAGGCTACCTACCCCGAGCTGTGCCTCCACCCAGTATCTCACCGCCAATCTCAGACAGCCCCATCAGTATGGCTGACACCTCAGAGCTCCTGAGCTCCAGAAGACCATGTGAAGCCCAGAAAACAAACAGCTCGACTTTTCTCAAGTTTGGAGTGAACACCATATTGTCCTCCCCTAATCCCAGAACAG ATTCTTCCCAGaacattctctcctccatccctccGAAGACTTTCTCCTTGCCATATTTTGAGGGCTCCTTCCAGCCGTTTATCAGGTCCTCCTATTTTCCAG catcctcctctgtAGTCCCCATGCCTGGGACATTCGCATGGCCGCTGGCTGCTCGGGGGAAGCCCCGGAGAGGGATGCTCCGCAGAGCTGTGTTTTCTGATGTGCAGCGGAAAGCTCTCGAGAAGATGTTTCAGAAGCAAAAATACATCAGCAAACCTGACCGTAAAAAACTGGCTGGAAAACTGGGACTCAAGGACTCGCAG gtgaaaatttggttccaaaatcgaAGAATGAAGTGGAGAAACTCTAAAGAGAGGGAGCTGCTGTCTTCAGGGGGCTGCAGAGAACAGACATTGCCCACCAAGTTTAACCCCAATCCTGACCTCAGCGACGTGGGAAAGAAGATTCTAGAAGGCGAGGATGATGGCATATCCTATCAGCGcgcagagctccccctagtggtggacgcACAATTACCCCCCTCTCCCTTCAATTCCAGCAGTCACAGCAAACAGTCCGATTTATCAGACTCCGATATTGAGGACGCAGACGAGGACGATGAGATTACGGTCTCCTAA